The Nostoc sp. 'Lobaria pulmonaria (5183) cyanobiont' DNA window CGGTTTACCGCAATCACATCTTCTGGATCAAAATTATCTAAGAAGGAGCTCGATTGGGTGCTGATGAGGATTTGCGTATGGAGCGAAGCCTTGCTAAACAAGGCAGCCATAACATTTAGAGCATAGGGGTGAAGACCTAATTCTGGCTCATCAACAACGATGAGTTCTGGTAGTTTATCTTCTGGCTGTAAGAGCAGTGTTACAAGACATATAGCGCGTAAAGTGCCATCTGAAAATTGATGGGGTCCAAATACCCCATCAGACTCTTTTTCTTGCCAGTTCAGAATGACACGATTAGATGCATCTGGCTCAAGAACAAAGTCATGGAAAAATGGTGCAATTAAACGGATTGTTCCGATGATACGTTGATAAGCTGAAATATTTTCTTCGCGGAATTTCAGAAGTAATGCAGCTAAATTTCCGGCATCATGCATGAGCCATCGGTTATCGCCAATGTAACAGGATTGCCGCACTCCCGCTGTAGAAGATGTATCGTGAAAGTGATATACACGGCAACGATCAAGCAAGTACTTGAGAGCTTTGGCTGTTTGTTTACCTTCCTCTGCTGCTTCACTAATTTTTGTTTCCTGATGCCCTGCACCCAAGTGGTCAATTCTTGGGGATGTCCTACCCGTTTGCAGAAAGCTCAATGTCTCCTCAGCAAAGAACAGCGTATCACCAGCGGCATAGAATAACCGCAGATGATAGGTATCCACCCCGTTTTCGACTTCAAATTCCAATTTTGCTTCTATCTGAGGAGTTATCTTGGCTCCAAAGTGCAAGAGGGACTGAGCACGCCCTGACATACCGATATATTGTTGGAAGCGTCCAGCCATCATCTCATTAAGCATCTTGAAGAACGAGATGAGATTGCTTTTGCCTGCTCCATTTGCTCCAATCAAAATATTTAAGGGGCGCAACTCAATATCCATCGCCTTAATAGACTTGAATCCGTTAAGGGTTAATCGTTGCAGCCTGTTCAAAAGTCGGTCTCCTGAATTTATAAATCAAAGTATATTAAGTAGAATCTTGGTCATTTTACCTTGTTATTATGCAAGGAGCGAATAATAATCATTGTTGGTGTTGTATATAGCACATTCAACTTTATACAACACCGCGAAAATACTCAATATCGATAAATCGCTGCAACGGCTGTGCTATATGGAATTTGTTCAAAGGGAATAGCGTAAACCGTGCCACCATTTAATAAAGTATGAGCAGCAACAAAATCCAACAAATCCTCATCACCAGCTTCTTTTTCTGGGTGCAAATAAACCGTTTCTGAGGTTGGATCGAATAAACCCCACTGTTGCTGACCAACTGCAACTAGTAATGAATCCACGCGTTGGTAATAAGCTGCTGAGACAATTTCTTCAAGCTTGTTAGATGCTTTACCAGTATCACCACCAAACAATTCGTGAAATTGCTCTAAAGCATCTTGTTGCGACTTTTGAAAATCAGCCTCGACAATCGGCCAAGCTTGGTTATGTAACTCTTGGGCGCTGAGAATTTCTGGATTACCGGTGATAGCTTCATCCATCAAATGCTGGTAAGTATTTGCCTGTCTATAGAGAGGCAAGAGATACTCTACCCCAGCCAACACCAAAGGCGCTTTTTGCACTCGCAGTTTCTCGTGTAATGCGCCACCAACAATTTGAAAGAATTGGAGGATGTCTTCTTGGTGTTTATCCTTTTCAGGGCTTCCCTGTCCGTGAAACGTGCCTGGTTGCGAAAAAGTATTGCTGGTTCCCCCTTTTGATGTTGCGATGCGGAACTGGCCTTCTTTAGCAGTCTCGTCTCTTTGCAAAGCTTTATCTAGACTTTTAGGGAGATTTTCTACTCCCACTTCATTGATGCTGTAGCGTGTTCCTTCAAAGAACCTGACATCTTGTTGGCTCAAAGCCAGTATATAGAAGCGACCATTGCCATTTAAAATTGGCAGCAGTGGCTTGATGTGAAATCGGTCTGTAACCACGACCAACTCTTGAAAATCAATTGGCAGGGTATAATAGCGAAAAATATTTTCAGAAATAAAAATCGCCAGTCCTTGCTCTCCCATTTGCTCCCAAAACTCTTGGGTATCAAGTTCATGGGATTTTTCTAACAATGCGATCGCATTTTTCTCCTCCAAACCCGCATCAATTAAACGAGTCTCCGCTTCCTTGACCAAATTTTTAAAGCGAATTGGGTCTTGTCGCACTTCTGGCCCGGCTGGGTGCGTTGGCATATTAAATGGAAACACAATTTCCTTTTGGCTGTTCTATTAATGTCTTGATTTCCTCTTTCGAGATTAATTGCATATTAGATCCCTCCTATCAACATGACTAGATAGACCAAACCAGACCATCGATATTCAACGATCTGATAGGACGTTATTCTCAAGTGATGGCGGTTGAAGTTCAACCGTTTGCTTCTGAGTTTATTTCACCTCAAGGAGAGTTTAGTTGAAGGAAAGTTTAGTTGCATCTTTCTTTTGATAGGCAATATTCCTCAAGGGAATTACTAATTAAAACCCCAAATTTAAAAGCCAAAATCGCCACGTCGAATCAAATGTTTGGCGTATTAGAGTTTGTGCGTCCTGAGTTTATCCCTATTTTGCTATTTGATTGGCTAAGACCTAAAGTTACTCGTTTCATAATCCAGTACAAACACGCAAGTACCACAAAGGTGATAGCAATAATCACTAAGGGCTGTTTTCCTAGAATTTCTTCTACCCCCTTGGTAAGTACGGCATCGGGTTGAGTAATAAAATCCCAACTGTTAAAACGCAAAAATCGTCCCCAATAAACACCAACAGCACAGAGAAAATGTGTAATTGTCTCAACGCGCCAAATCCATTGGCTCTTACCGATGCGATGTAAGTAGTGACCCCAATTAATTAACGATATTACATAAGCTTCTAGTCCACTTAAAATTACTAGCAAATACAGAGGAATAAGTACTAAAGTAATCATCCACACCGATTGAATCGTGCGGATATCATCTATCAAGTGAATTACATCGGTCAACAAATACGGTGCATTTGGTAAGAAAGCATAGAAAACTAAGAATCCTAGCCACCAAAGCCAAGTGCCACCGCGCCTCATGCGAAATAGCCAGACACTCAAAGCCAAAGGTATAAAAGCCAGAAACAAATTCCAAGTCATCCAACTCATATTAATTCGCAAGACTTGCACGACTTTGGCTATCAATTCTTCTTTCATAGGTGCTTACTCGGAAGATGTTTGATTGATGTATATTCACTTTGTAGTGTTAGTGTTAACCTTAGCGATCGAGTTTTTGTAGCCTCCAAGAAAATTAATTTCCTCCAACATCAGACAAGATTTTTGTGTCAGTTAGAAGTAAATGCATACTCTTATATAGCAATCCGATTTGATTCCTGAATTACTCGTAGAGACTAAGGACTGGGGACTGGGAAGAAGGAATAAAGGTGTACTGAGTTTTTTTCAAAAATCAAATATGAGTCCTATATGTCCAAAATTTAGAGTTTTTGTGTATTTTATGCTGGAGGATGAAATTTATCAATCAATCGCCTCAAGCCACTAGTATAGCCAGAAAATCATCAGGGTAAAATATACCACCGAAAGCTAGTCTGAGCAACAAAAACGCCGCTAATAACTGATGCTGGACTTTTTTAATTGCAATATTGCCCCTGTGCTAACTATTATATTGATTTCATTTTGCCCTGCTAGAGTTCCAGAAGCACCCAAAATTTTTGTCAAGTTAGCCTTTGCTTAGGGGCGGGTGAGATGCCCACCCAACAAGAAGTAGTTGGATATTTTTTATTTGAAAGTCCCTAACTAACGCACTAGCACTCGACTACGAGGGCCGATCGCTTGTTTGGGTGAGGTGGGTATTGTACAACTCTTGGCATAATCCTGTGAACAAGCAGCTTGAGCAAGGGTTGCAGGGTTGACTACTACTTGATTGACCTCTAGAGAATTACCGTTACTGAATTCCATATTAGGTGTAGTAGAAAGTGATGGAGAATTAGATTCAGATGTATACGTTGCAGGTGTTGAGGAAGCGATCGCATTACCATCACTGACTACAGGAGCAGGAGCGATCGCATTACCATCAATTACTAATGGGGGAATGGGTGTATTACCACTACCAGTAGTTGGTGCAGGAGTTATGAGAGTTGCAGTTGCAGGTACTTTGATTTCTATTCTTGCGAGGGGTGAGTTAGTCATTTCCAAAGATGTCACCTTTGGCGAACCTGGGAGATCGGATTTGAAATCAAAGACTGTGGGGGTTGCACCACCATTGCGATTGCTTGAGCAATCCTCTGGTAGAATTCGACAACTCAGTGAGATAGAACAACTATTTCGTGGGAGTTGTAGAGAGGTGAGGTGAATGGAGGGCGATAATCGTCGGCTGAACAACTCAGCGTCTACGCACAATAAAACCATTACAGCCATATTATGAAGCGGTGCGGCGATCGCACCCTCAACAAATTAAAAATGGGCATTCTTCATCATTCAAAATCTCTGGCGTTAAGCCGCTTTGTGCGGCTCGTGTGCCAATTTCATCCATTGTCTGCCCCAATACTTTTCGGGTTTTGGGGGAAAAGGAAAGGGTTTGGATTTACCTTTAGCCCAAGCTCAGTAACCTTTCCCCAGACCAAAAAAGAGATTATTGGGTTTATCCGAAAAGTATTGCCTCCGCACCTCTGCCTATGTGCCCAATGCCCCAGATAGATTATTCTGGCTCGCTACAATACTTATTCATCTGATTCACTAACGTATCTGACTGTTTGCCAATATCTGTAGCTGTTGTCAGTGCTGAATCAATTTCGGCTCTCGCCTTTTGGATTTTTTCTCTCCCAGATTCAGAGGCTTCTGCTGTCTTGGTTGCACCAAGGGCTTTACCTGCTTTAGCGATCGCTTGACTAAGATTTTGAAAAATCTTCACAAAATCGCTTTGAAATTCTTTCAGTTTCGGATCTGTTAGCTTCAGTTCTCCAATGGATTTGGTCACAAAGTCTAAATCTTTAGATAGCTGTATGCTAGTTATTACTTGCGATCCTTTATTTTTATCAATTAGAGAAGTTCCAGCATTCACGACTCGAATCAGTCGCTGGCACTGGGAAACTTTATTGTCGCTGCAACTAGTAATGCATAAAGCAATACTTAGGCTCACAGGAGCAAGAACAGTATATTTATGTAAAACAGACATTAACACCCCAACAGCAATCAAACCCACAATATAGTATCCAATATTACGGGTAAAAGAGGTATTAGGATTAGGGGAGAGGTGATCGGGAATAATCTGTATTCTGTAACCTATAACCTATTCCCTTCTTGACTTATCCTGATCTGAAATCACCAATCTATCGGCAAACCCAACTGGTCTAAAGTAGCACCATTTTTTAACAGTGGTTGAATATCGCTGTCTATTTGAATACGATCGCCAGACAGTACCAAAGCCTGTTGAGTGTCTCTGCCTAACCAATAATTCAATGGCACAAGCGATCGCAGCTACTATTACATTCACACCAGCAGCGATTACCAGCAGCCAAGGGTAAGCGCCCTTTAGACCCACCAAACATCTGTTGCAAAGTTTCAATCATAACCCACCCAGCCAACCCAAACTCTAACTACTGCCATGTTAAAAATATTTGCTCCCAAGGCTGTAATGCCACCATCAGCAAATAGCACGGCTTGAATAATTAAAACTGTAGCCAGACATAATGTTCCTGCCTAAGGACTGCCCAAAACGATCGCAGCTAAGGTTCCCCCTAACAAGTGACCACTAGTACCTCCTGCTACTGGAAAATTGATCGTTTGGGCAGCAAAAATAAAGGCGGTGGTTAGTCCCAATATCGGGGTACGACGAATACCAAAAGCCTCTTGCGATCGCCCGAAGGCAACAAACAGCGCTGCCGCACTCGCTAAACCAGTA harbors:
- a CDS encoding baeRF6 domain-containing protein, whose product is MFPFNMPTHPAGPEVRQDPIRFKNLVKEAETRLIDAGLEEKNAIALLEKSHELDTQEFWEQMGEQGLAIFISENIFRYYTLPIDFQELVVVTDRFHIKPLLPILNGNGRFYILALSQQDVRFFEGTRYSINEVGVENLPKSLDKALQRDETAKEGQFRIATSKGGTSNTFSQPGTFHGQGSPEKDKHQEDILQFFQIVGGALHEKLRVQKAPLVLAGVEYLLPLYRQANTYQHLMDEAITGNPEILSAQELHNQAWPIVEADFQKSQQDALEQFHELFGGDTGKASNKLEEIVSAAYYQRVDSLLVAVGQQQWGLFDPTSETVYLHPEKEAGDEDLLDFVAAHTLLNGGTVYAIPFEQIPYSTAVAAIYRY
- a CDS encoding DUF1361 domain-containing protein; amino-acid sequence: MKEELIAKVVQVLRINMSWMTWNLFLAFIPLALSVWLFRMRRGGTWLWWLGFLVFYAFLPNAPYLLTDVIHLIDDIRTIQSVWMITLVLIPLYLLVILSGLEAYVISLINWGHYLHRIGKSQWIWRVETITHFLCAVGVYWGRFLRFNSWDFITQPDAVLTKGVEEILGKQPLVIIAITFVVLACLYWIMKRVTLGLSQSNSKIGINSGRTNSNTPNI
- a CDS encoding AAA family ATPase, which translates into the protein MNRLQRLTLNGFKSIKAMDIELRPLNILIGANGAGKSNLISFFKMLNEMMAGRFQQYIGMSGRAQSLLHFGAKITPQIEAKLEFEVENGVDTYHLRLFYAAGDTLFFAEETLSFLQTGRTSPRIDHLGAGHQETKISEAAEEGKQTAKALKYLLDRCRVYHFHDTSSTAGVRQSCYIGDNRWLMHDAGNLAALLLKFREENISAYQRIIGTIRLIAPFFHDFVLEPDASNRVILNWQEKESDGVFGPHQFSDGTLRAICLVTLLLQPEDKLPELIVVDEPELGLHPYALNVMAALFSKASLHTQILISTQSSSFLDNFDPEDVIAVNREGKESQFKRLNPTVLETWLDEYSLGEVWEKNIIGGGPH